The proteins below come from a single Halobacillus salinarum genomic window:
- a CDS encoding DUF6123 family protein, with amino-acid sequence MTQNSLAYFLEDLWTKGFKLSDEDVRFIYFGKYSVNAAEWKVIIAIKITLKYQHTFDPSFFISVLEHIAKPYITTKKHVFKALEYRGLSKKQHTRNYQKSKS; translated from the coding sequence ATGACTCAGAACTCACTTGCATATTTTTTAGAAGATTTATGGACAAAGGGATTTAAGCTTTCCGATGAAGATGTGAGGTTTATTTACTTTGGCAAGTATTCCGTAAATGCCGCTGAATGGAAGGTGATTATTGCGATAAAAATCACCTTAAAGTACCAGCACACGTTTGATCCCAGTTTTTTTATCAGCGTTTTGGAACACATCGCCAAACCTTATATAACTACAAAAAAACATGTGTTTAAGGCTCTTGAATATCGCGGCTTATCCAAGAAACAACACACTCGAAACTACCAGAAATCGAAGTCGTAA
- a CDS encoding ribonuclease HI family protein: protein MIEVYTDGAAMGDPGPSACGVYMKHADKHWEYSFQLGELSNHEAEFWGVIKALEICQSEFPGEIISLRSDSRIVVDTLEKEFSKNEKFIPLLERIQHLKNAFAFVFIKWIPEKQNKNADRIARSALRAER, encoded by the coding sequence TTGATAGAAGTTTATACAGATGGAGCAGCAATGGGGGATCCAGGTCCCAGTGCTTGTGGAGTGTACATGAAGCACGCAGATAAACATTGGGAGTATTCCTTCCAATTAGGTGAATTATCTAACCATGAAGCGGAATTTTGGGGAGTGATCAAAGCGTTGGAAATCTGCCAAAGCGAATTTCCCGGGGAGATCATTTCCCTTAGGTCTGACTCGAGGATTGTTGTAGATACATTAGAAAAGGAATTTTCCAAAAATGAAAAATTCATCCCTTTATTAGAACGTATTCAACATTTAAAAAACGCTTTTGCCTTCGTATTTATCAAGTGGATTCCGGAGAAGCAGAATAAGAATGCAGATCGAATAGCGAGATCAGCTTTACGAGCAGAACGATAG
- a CDS encoding cold-shock protein: MQNGTVKWFNAEKGYGFIQIEDGNDVFVHFSAIQEEGFKTLEEGQTVEFEIVEGDRGPQAANVVKE; this comes from the coding sequence ATGCAAAACGGTACTGTTAAATGGTTCAACGCAGAAAAAGGTTATGGATTTATCCAAATCGAAGATGGAAACGATGTATTTGTCCACTTCTCTGCCATCCAAGAGGAAGGTTTTAAAACATTGGAAGAAGGACAAACCGTTGAATTTGAAATCGTAGAAGGCGACCGCGGTCCACAAGCTGCTAATGTAGTGAAAGAATAA
- a CDS encoding MBL fold metallo-hydrolase, whose amino-acid sequence MKDTIYDLHDRIKLIDGFDLGMKGRTGTYLLEEEELTLIETGPSPSVKHVIDGLKALHKKSEDVKYIVLTHIHLDHAGGAGLLLKECPNASVIVHPKGKRHLANPERLIAGAKQVYGSQFNELFDPILPIPEDKLIVKEEGETLQLGRDRTLTFYDTPGHAKHHFAIYDSLSNGLFTGDTAGIRYHQTEEEGGTFYLPSTSPNQFDPEAMLASIDHFKEMKVDRLFFGHFGVTEQPGAAMDEVEYWIPKFVQLGRKAVKDGEGVEGIEKRLLTEVSSALTLKGVSNDHDVYEILKLDLAVCALGIADYLMKADK is encoded by the coding sequence ATGAAAGATACGATTTATGATTTACACGACAGAATTAAGCTTATCGACGGTTTTGACCTTGGAATGAAAGGTAGGACCGGCACATATTTGTTAGAAGAGGAAGAACTTACACTAATTGAAACAGGTCCAAGCCCTTCGGTGAAGCATGTAATAGATGGATTAAAAGCATTACATAAGAAATCGGAAGACGTGAAGTACATCGTGCTGACTCATATCCATTTGGATCATGCAGGCGGTGCTGGACTCCTGCTTAAAGAATGCCCCAACGCTTCTGTTATCGTACATCCGAAAGGGAAACGTCATCTGGCCAATCCAGAAAGGCTAATTGCAGGAGCAAAGCAAGTGTATGGGAGTCAATTTAATGAGTTATTTGATCCAATTCTACCTATTCCTGAAGATAAATTGATCGTGAAGGAGGAAGGGGAAACGCTCCAACTTGGCCGCGATCGTACGTTGACATTTTATGATACACCAGGACATGCAAAGCACCATTTTGCGATTTATGATTCACTAAGCAACGGGTTATTTACTGGGGACACGGCTGGAATCCGTTATCATCAGACGGAAGAAGAAGGAGGTACCTTTTATCTGCCTTCCACGTCCCCGAACCAGTTTGACCCTGAAGCCATGCTTGCATCCATTGATCATTTTAAAGAAATGAAAGTGGACCGGCTCTTTTTTGGTCACTTCGGGGTAACTGAACAGCCCGGGGCAGCTATGGATGAAGTCGAGTATTGGATTCCAAAATTTGTCCAGCTGGGTAGGAAGGCCGTGAAAGACGGAGAAGGGGTGGAGGGCATTGAAAAACGTCTGCTCACAGAAGTCTCTTCTGCTCTTACGTTAAAAGGAGTATCTAATGATCACGACGTCTATGAAATACTTAAACTGGATCTTGCTGTTTGCGCATTAGGAATTGCTGATTATTTAATGAAGGCAGATAAATAG
- a CDS encoding cation:proton antiporter family protein — MEHHSLTSLMIVVGIAFFIPIILQRLHLRFIPVVIAEIIAGLIIGKSGFNLISEDPTLELLSLLGFIFLMFISGLEIDFTVFEKKRRKQENHPNPIAAALLIFLSILVISFLLSMILVGLDLIKDPYLMTLIISTISLGIVVPVLKERKMTEGILGQIILLVTMIADFTTMILLTVYAMFRDQEGLRVLWLFVLFLAFFLAYRIIKRYFNFAWFKSLQKGTTQLGTRGVFALILLFVALSEVIGAENILGAFLAGVIISLLGPDEDFVHQLDSFGFGFLIPIFFVTIGVDLNIWELFVDRQTLLLMPLLLIFMYVAKLVPSLVLKKWYPWKEVFSIGILTTSKLSLVIAASAIALDLGVISETLNGAVILVSIITCLISPVVFTKLFPTTPAKKIQISIIGANPTTFAVARDLMEDQAVVRVYSASQEAEHNFVHPYPLINVDELSVGLLEEKGAFEADKIVFATRDDEINIQLGNYAKRLGLKTIVVRVEDQSLQKNLTDDENVTVYSTLSSTRTLLKALIENPGLVKLMTQHNKTIKEIVVSHSNYEHIPLTELPFLGESLILHIYRHGEVIIPHGHTTLQLGDKLLVSGKSKELRKIRREVSYPIYVD; from the coding sequence TTGGAACATCATTCTTTAACCTCACTAATGATCGTTGTCGGGATTGCCTTTTTCATACCTATCATTTTACAAAGACTACACCTGCGGTTCATTCCGGTTGTCATAGCAGAAATTATCGCTGGATTAATAATTGGGAAAAGCGGTTTTAATCTTATATCTGAAGATCCAACACTTGAGCTTTTATCATTGCTGGGTTTTATTTTTCTCATGTTTATCAGCGGACTTGAAATAGACTTCACCGTGTTTGAAAAGAAGCGGCGCAAGCAGGAGAATCATCCAAATCCGATTGCTGCTGCTCTGCTTATTTTCCTCTCCATCCTTGTGATTTCTTTTCTCTTATCGATGATTCTTGTAGGTCTTGATTTAATTAAAGACCCCTATTTAATGACGTTAATTATCTCTACAATTTCTCTTGGGATTGTTGTTCCTGTATTAAAAGAGAGAAAAATGACAGAAGGAATATTGGGCCAGATTATTCTTCTTGTTACTATGATTGCCGATTTTACAACGATGATCCTGTTAACTGTTTATGCCATGTTTCGTGATCAGGAAGGGCTCAGGGTGTTATGGCTGTTTGTCCTTTTTCTCGCTTTCTTTCTAGCCTATCGAATTATCAAGCGTTACTTTAATTTTGCTTGGTTTAAAAGCCTGCAGAAAGGGACAACTCAACTAGGTACGAGAGGCGTATTTGCCCTCATTCTCTTGTTCGTTGCCTTGTCCGAAGTGATCGGAGCAGAAAACATCCTCGGAGCTTTTTTAGCAGGAGTAATCATCTCATTACTTGGCCCTGATGAAGATTTTGTCCATCAGCTGGATTCCTTTGGGTTCGGATTTCTCATCCCTATCTTTTTTGTCACTATTGGAGTTGATCTGAATATTTGGGAACTGTTTGTCGACCGGCAAACGCTCCTGCTTATGCCGCTTCTTCTCATTTTTATGTATGTGGCAAAACTCGTCCCTTCACTCGTTCTTAAAAAGTGGTACCCTTGGAAAGAAGTATTCAGTATCGGCATTCTCACTACTTCCAAATTAAGCCTGGTAATTGCGGCTTCAGCTATCGCGCTTGACCTTGGAGTAATCTCTGAAACATTGAACGGGGCGGTGATCTTGGTATCCATTATTACTTGCTTAATTTCCCCGGTCGTATTCACAAAGCTCTTTCCGACTACGCCTGCAAAGAAAATTCAAATCTCTATTATTGGCGCGAATCCAACAACTTTCGCCGTTGCCAGAGATTTAATGGAGGACCAGGCAGTAGTTAGAGTGTACAGCGCTTCCCAGGAAGCCGAGCACAATTTTGTCCACCCCTACCCGCTGATCAATGTCGATGAACTTTCCGTTGGTCTGTTAGAAGAAAAAGGAGCTTTTGAAGCGGATAAGATCGTTTTTGCTACCAGGGATGACGAAATCAATATCCAACTAGGCAATTACGCTAAACGTCTAGGTTTGAAGACAATTGTTGTCCGAGTAGAAGACCAGTCACTTCAAAAGAACTTAACGGATGATGAGAATGTAACTGTGTATTCTACTCTGTCGTCTACCCGTACGTTGTTGAAAGCTTTAATAGAAAATCCAGGACTCGTTAAATTAATGACTCAGCACAACAAAACCATCAAAGAGATCGTTGTCAGTCATTCCAATTACGAACACATTCCGCTTACCGAACTGCCTTTTCTCGGTGAATCGTTGATCTTACACATTTACCGTCATGGAGAAGTCATTATCCCCCATGGACATACAACTCTTCAGCTGGGAGACAAGTTACTGGTAAGTGGAAAGAGCAAAGAGTTGAGGAAGATTCGAAGAGAAGTCTCGTATCCTATCTATGTAGATTAA
- the ppc gene encoding phosphoenolpyruvate carboxylase, producing the protein MAISGRNPHSHLNHLTIKIILITLLKHSGGLQKEAVIIEFIEEGESVSTQTERKDHTTPLRRDVNVLGNILGDILVHHGGEELLNKVESIRQLTKNLRNHYDPSTYEKLKDEIYNLEPPMRSQVIRAFSIYFHLVNVAEQNHRIRRRREYQTREDHGVQPFSLDSAVLSLKENDFSKEVIKNVLDQLSLELIITAHPTEATKRTVLEIQKRIATILQQLDQKPLTKNERENLEESLFNEVTVLWQTDELRHRKPTVMDEVRNGLYYFDETLFDVLPDIHQELESRLEEAYPGEDWDVPNFLKFGSWIGGDRDGNPNVTPEITWQTLEKQQELILDKYENVLIELMKRFSHSTNRVEVSDELLASVRKEEEWLPNDKKWRMDAEIYRRKFAVILERLRKVSKSEHGYKDAEELLEDLYLIRNSVKLHQPNKHELKMLRKLIRQVELFGFHLATLDIRNHSGEHEAAIDEILSKVDIVQNYSELAEEEKLTILETVLKDPRPITLLNEDYSEETQEMLKVFQMIREAHREFGERSIEVYLISMTESASDLLEVLVLAKEAGIYRLHADGKVESRLNVAPLLETVDDLVAGPKILQKLFDMEVYSKHLQERNNHQEIMLGYSDGSKDGGTLTANWRLYKAQQEIHDMAKSYQIGLKFFHGRGGSLGRGGGPLNRSLLSQPAETLGEGVKITEQGEVLSSRYLLRDIAYRSLEQAASTLVEGAANVSQESEQSHHREEKWEQAMEEISDTALKKYHSLVFDDSDFLTYFNEATPLQELGELNIGSRPMKRKDSSKFENLRAIPWVFAWTQSRQLLPAWYASGTGLKSYAAESEDHLATLQQMYQNWPFFRSTIDNLQMALTKADIQTAKEYIALVQDQTMGNRIFENIVQEYNETKDILLQITGDAELLDQQGTIQESVRLRNPYVDPLNFLQVELIKQLREKSYEDEELQTEVLLTISGIAAGLRNTG; encoded by the coding sequence ATGGCGATCAGTGGCAGAAATCCTCACAGCCATCTGAATCATTTGACTATAAAGATTATTCTGATAACATTATTAAAACATAGCGGCGGATTGCAGAAAGAAGCCGTCATAATTGAATTTATTGAGGAAGGTGAAAGTGTGTCCACACAAACAGAAAGAAAAGATCATACAACTCCTCTCAGACGGGATGTCAATGTACTTGGAAATATCCTTGGGGATATTCTCGTCCATCATGGAGGCGAAGAATTGTTAAACAAAGTAGAGAGTATCAGGCAGCTGACTAAGAACTTGAGAAATCACTACGATCCCTCTACTTACGAAAAACTTAAAGATGAAATTTACAACCTCGAACCACCTATGCGTTCCCAGGTCATCCGCGCATTTTCAATTTATTTCCACTTAGTAAATGTAGCTGAACAAAATCACCGAATAAGACGCCGCAGAGAATATCAGACAAGAGAAGACCACGGTGTCCAGCCTTTTTCCCTGGATAGTGCCGTATTATCTCTTAAGGAAAATGATTTTTCTAAAGAAGTTATTAAGAATGTTCTCGATCAACTATCCTTAGAACTGATTATTACAGCCCACCCTACCGAGGCGACTAAGCGGACCGTTCTGGAAATTCAAAAGCGAATTGCAACAATCCTCCAGCAATTGGATCAAAAGCCCCTGACAAAGAACGAACGTGAAAATCTTGAAGAAAGTTTGTTTAATGAAGTCACTGTTCTTTGGCAGACAGATGAACTAAGACATCGTAAACCAACCGTCATGGATGAAGTGCGAAATGGGCTTTATTATTTTGATGAAACGCTGTTTGATGTGCTTCCGGATATTCACCAGGAGCTTGAATCCCGGCTGGAAGAAGCTTATCCAGGTGAAGATTGGGATGTTCCGAACTTCTTAAAATTCGGTTCCTGGATCGGTGGTGACCGGGATGGAAATCCTAATGTCACACCTGAAATTACTTGGCAGACTTTAGAAAAGCAGCAGGAATTAATCTTGGACAAGTACGAAAATGTATTGATTGAACTTATGAAAAGGTTCAGTCATTCTACGAACCGGGTTGAAGTCAGTGATGAATTATTAGCCTCAGTAAGAAAAGAAGAAGAATGGCTGCCAAATGACAAAAAGTGGCGGATGGATGCAGAGATTTACCGCAGGAAGTTTGCTGTCATTCTAGAACGGCTCCGTAAAGTAAGTAAATCTGAACACGGCTATAAAGATGCAGAAGAGCTTCTTGAAGATCTTTACTTAATTAGAAACAGTGTAAAACTGCACCAGCCTAACAAGCATGAACTTAAGATGCTTCGTAAATTAATCAGACAAGTGGAATTATTTGGTTTCCACTTAGCCACCCTTGATATTAGAAACCACAGTGGAGAACACGAAGCAGCAATCGACGAGATTCTAAGCAAGGTGGATATCGTCCAAAATTATTCAGAGTTAGCAGAAGAAGAAAAGTTAACTATTCTTGAAACAGTATTGAAGGATCCTCGCCCCATTACACTATTGAATGAAGATTATTCAGAAGAAACCCAGGAAATGCTGAAAGTGTTTCAAATGATTAGAGAAGCACATCGCGAATTCGGAGAACGGTCGATTGAAGTGTACTTAATCAGTATGACAGAATCAGCAAGCGACTTATTGGAAGTGTTGGTGCTCGCTAAGGAAGCGGGAATTTACCGGCTTCACGCCGATGGGAAAGTCGAAAGCAGGCTGAATGTAGCTCCTCTCCTTGAGACTGTTGATGATCTAGTAGCCGGACCGAAAATCTTGCAGAAGTTGTTTGATATGGAAGTCTACAGCAAACACTTACAAGAGCGAAACAATCATCAGGAGATTATGTTAGGCTACTCTGATGGAAGTAAAGATGGCGGAACACTTACGGCGAACTGGCGTCTGTATAAAGCCCAACAGGAAATTCATGACATGGCTAAGTCCTATCAAATCGGATTAAAATTTTTCCATGGCCGGGGCGGCTCACTTGGCCGGGGCGGCGGTCCGTTAAATCGCAGCCTCTTATCCCAGCCTGCCGAAACGTTGGGCGAAGGAGTAAAAATTACAGAACAAGGAGAGGTGCTTTCCTCCCGTTACCTATTGAGGGACATCGCGTACCGCAGTTTAGAACAGGCAGCATCCACGTTAGTGGAAGGAGCTGCAAATGTATCTCAGGAATCTGAACAATCTCATCACCGTGAAGAAAAATGGGAGCAGGCAATGGAGGAAATTTCGGATACCGCTTTAAAGAAATACCATTCTCTTGTATTTGATGACAGTGATTTCTTGACTTACTTTAATGAAGCTACTCCACTGCAGGAGCTGGGTGAATTAAATATAGGTTCAAGACCTATGAAAAGAAAAGACAGTTCTAAGTTTGAAAATTTACGTGCCATTCCTTGGGTATTTGCCTGGACACAAAGCCGTCAGCTTCTGCCTGCCTGGTACGCTTCAGGCACTGGTCTTAAAAGCTATGCGGCTGAAAGTGAAGATCATTTAGCAACTCTGCAGCAAATGTATCAAAACTGGCCGTTTTTCAGGTCTACCATCGATAATCTTCAAATGGCACTAACAAAAGCAGATATACAAACAGCTAAGGAATACATTGCACTTGTGCAGGATCAGACGATGGGGAATAGGATTTTTGAGAACATTGTTCAGGAATACAATGAAACGAAGGATATCCTTCTACAAATCACTGGAGATGCTGAGCTGCTTGATCAGCAGGGTACAATTCAGGAGTCTGTCCGGTTAAGAAATCCTTATGTAGATCCTTTGAACTTCCTTCAGGTAGAATTGATTAAACAACTTCGTGAAAAATCCTATGAAGATGAAGAGCTTCAAACTGAGGTGCTGCTAACCATCAGCGGCATCGCTGCAGGTTTGAGAAATACCGGTTGA
- a CDS encoding YpjP family protein, with protein MKLWVRKIFVVLIAVFTLGLYIPPSAATSQLAKNDNVTPDQDIRERATADENRGEEPPGELNAENERFYTEHIIRSLTAQAKIQTETKLGPRIMGQVEGDVIHQIYPKIEEVMTSLIHQSEKEQLPYFEISEQPSAGYGEKIFNLYDARSKQHIAKFHVRREKKPQEGYWFNFHYHLERDHFQQHHLLGDVYWDKNTPPKWMA; from the coding sequence ATGAAGTTATGGGTTAGAAAAATATTTGTAGTACTCATTGCTGTATTCACTTTAGGCTTGTACATCCCTCCTTCTGCAGCGACTTCCCAGCTTGCAAAAAATGATAATGTTACTCCTGACCAGGATATTAGAGAAAGAGCAACTGCGGATGAGAACAGGGGAGAAGAACCGCCCGGGGAATTAAACGCTGAAAATGAAAGATTTTATACGGAACATATAATCCGTTCTTTGACAGCCCAGGCAAAGATTCAAACCGAAACAAAGTTAGGCCCGAGAATTATGGGACAGGTGGAAGGTGATGTAATTCATCAGATCTATCCTAAGATCGAAGAAGTCATGACTTCACTCATCCATCAATCAGAGAAAGAGCAACTGCCGTATTTTGAAATCTCTGAACAACCCTCTGCAGGGTATGGCGAAAAAATCTTCAACCTTTATGATGCCCGTTCTAAGCAGCATATAGCAAAGTTTCATGTTCGAAGAGAGAAAAAACCTCAGGAAGGTTATTGGTTTAACTTTCACTACCATCTCGAGCGGGACCATTTTCAACAGCACCATTTGCTCGGGGATGTCTACTGGGACAAAAACACACCACCTAAATGGATGGCTTAA
- a CDS encoding dipeptidase: MHELSFIDGHNDTITKLMNNDISVEEAFLKGNSQTHLDFPRAKESGFAGGFFAAFTAPQKELKGPEHYITAEGYRIPLPEALDYEYCHRKTNAVIADLYRLEAASANHLQIIRSYKDLEAALAKKVMAVILHIEGAEAIDAHLDALHVYYEAGLRSLGLVWSRPNIFAEGVPYQFPSSPDTGNGLTKLGKHLVRKCNELGIMIDNSHLNEKGFWDVAALSDSPLVATHSNAHSLCPISRNLTDKQLDAIAESNGVVGITYSNNMLRMDGDLSQDTAIEDIVKHITYISNRVGVEHVALGSDFDGAVISKELKDVTGVPKILQRLNQSGFTDSDIKKLSSENWLRITRNTWK, encoded by the coding sequence ATGCATGAATTATCGTTTATAGACGGACATAACGATACGATCACTAAGTTAATGAATAACGACATTTCTGTGGAGGAAGCTTTTTTAAAAGGCAATTCACAGACTCATCTTGATTTTCCGAGAGCAAAGGAAAGTGGGTTTGCAGGGGGGTTCTTTGCTGCTTTTACAGCTCCTCAGAAGGAACTAAAAGGACCAGAACATTACATTACGGCAGAAGGATACCGAATCCCTCTTCCTGAAGCTTTAGATTATGAATACTGCCACAGGAAGACGAACGCGGTCATCGCTGATTTGTATCGTCTGGAAGCGGCCAGTGCTAATCACCTTCAAATAATAAGAAGCTACAAGGACTTGGAAGCAGCCTTGGCGAAGAAAGTAATGGCCGTTATCCTTCATATCGAAGGGGCTGAAGCTATCGACGCTCACTTAGACGCTCTTCATGTTTATTATGAAGCAGGTTTGAGATCATTAGGTTTAGTGTGGAGCAGGCCGAATATTTTTGCAGAAGGGGTCCCTTACCAGTTTCCGTCCTCGCCTGATACAGGAAATGGGCTCACAAAACTAGGTAAGCACTTAGTACGTAAGTGTAATGAGTTAGGAATTATGATCGATAATTCCCACCTCAATGAAAAAGGGTTCTGGGATGTTGCCGCATTGTCTGACTCCCCTTTAGTTGCCACTCATTCAAATGCTCATTCCTTATGTCCAATTTCTCGGAACTTGACCGATAAACAACTGGATGCTATAGCTGAATCCAACGGAGTAGTGGGGATTACTTACAGCAATAATATGCTCAGAATGGACGGGGACCTCTCACAGGATACAGCCATCGAAGATATCGTAAAGCACATTACTTATATAAGTAACCGCGTAGGCGTTGAGCATGTTGCTTTAGGTTCTGATTTCGATGGAGCAGTCATTTCTAAAGAACTTAAAGACGTAACGGGGGTTCCAAAAATTTTACAACGTCTGAATCAAAGTGGGTTTACCGACTCGGACATAAAGAAGCTCAGCTCTGAAAATTGGCTGAGAATTACTAGGAATACGTGGAAATAA